ttgttattttttggatcaccctaatgtaCAGTGTGAAGGgaaggggcaaaatggggtgcCGCCAaagtttattcaaataaagtcCCGTCTTCTGTAGCCGTCCAATACTTACTTTCATTACTTCCCTAAGATCTACAATAAATGTCTGATACTCTCGAATTATGTTCGTCCTCCCATCATATATCAATCTGCTTGTAATAGGATCAAGTATCCGGCAGTACTTGATCATGTCATCGTCGAACATCAGAGAATCACCCACAGAAGATAATAAGTCACCGTACGAAGAAATGCCTTCACTCTTATGATTTATTGTGTCCAGTATACGTGAAAAATGTCCCCAGTATAAATGTTCACCCCGTGGCTTATGTTTGTCCAATTGGTCGATAAAATGCGTCAAATACACAGAATGAGCCCGGCCAGTTCTACTTCTATGTTTGTCATGCATTTTATTCATGAGATTCACCGACTCGTTGAATGTTTTCTTTgtaatcttatttttttcaacttcacTTAGACTGTAACTGTCCACTTTATGACTGtccttaaattttataatattcgcTACGAATTTTTCTATGCTACTGAGATCAGTAAATTCTAATTCCGCGGATCTCACAGCGGtcgcaataaataatattgtaaatattaagtaattattaaaaatcatcgtggcaattaataattaacgttttcaaaaatatttgaaatttgaaactcgaaaaaaaaaattttgtgttcaaCGGAAATTACGTCTTACTACAACgcacgtaatttttttttttatgaatacgCATCAAATAGAGCCGACGCTTGTCTACGAAATCGTGGCCTAGAACTGGCAGTGGAAATTTTTGGTGATGacattgagttttttttactttcacttCTGTAAAAATCATTCATACTTTTAATGACAATACATTTAATTACTTGTTCAGACGTAAGCTAATGGAGGGTAAGAAGCGGCCATTTTGTTTTGGATAAAGTAGAACATGGGGGACATTgtctatggaaaaaaaaaaggtgcgACTTTTGGTAATCAGctggataaatatttatcaatattccGAATGTTTTTCAAAACATTCCAGAGAAACCAGGGAATAAATCGTCGGGAATCATCGGAAATTTTTCAGCACCCGACTGTAACTCGGGTGTTTTCGGCTTTAGCCCCACTCTGGGTGTTCTGCGTACTGATTACTGAATATTCTCCGACTTTTGAACGCGTGCGCGGATTTGAAATAGTCGGTAGTGGGGTGAATTCGAAAGTTTGGTCTCTGCAGTAAAAATCTTCAGCGAATTTCTGTCAAGATTCGCAACTTTGTGAAAAAAGACAAGAATTGCAagagattttatataataacgGCGCATTGAATGTaaaactagaaatttttttgaaattatgaaaaaattatggatttaattcagaattttattgaatatttttagtaagaaatttctagagaaaattttttttgtaattgatacaaaaaatttctttgagtTCGTAAATTAGAAAGGATATTTGATgccctttaaaatgagtacccacatgccatatatatttttgataatttcaaaatttgatatatatatatttatgaatatatgtgttgacaaatataaaaaataagtatagcttgtgggtactcattttaaagagaattttatgccctttagagtgagtacccacatgacatttatatttttgataatttaaaaacttgatgtatagttataaatatatatattcaaaaatataaaaaataagtatggcTTGtaggtactcattttaaagagaattaaattgtCTATCAatctacacatatatatatatatatatatgtatattttaccGTGGGCTTGTCATTGTTAGCCgctaaaaagaaataaattataaataatttacaataacaacaacaactaattaaaagaaaaaataaatacacataaatattcagaatttgtaattaaacataattagtgttaataaattgatagaaCATGTatgaagaaattattttttttattatcgataaccagaaaaaagtacaatattttttaactaaaaattttcctcaTACAAGAGTTCACTTCAGATGTTTTCGACTTTTACTTCCACTCTAGGTATTataagtacttaaaattttttcacttattttaACGCTTGCGCAGTAGCTTAGAAATCTTCGGTCGTGGTAGCAACTTCTGATGCTGATGCTAATAGTAACTGACACGTGGCGCAATAGGGACGATAGCAAAAaaggtttaaaaattaaaaaaattctctctcCTGAAGCGTTCTAATGTTACTGTTAATTAAATACGCCAGCCAAACTCatatcataaattttgaatgccAAAAATCCGCCATAGCACTCATGGCCGCGGTGAATTATTCCCATTCCACCTAAAGGATATAATGGACTGCCCGTTACATCTTGCGCATCAAAAAACGGTACCGTTGTTTGTCCGGcatcttttttcaaattcgaaTTACGGAATCTTATGAACTGatctttttttgaatcaattacATTAACTGGTGATTTCAATGGATTGTCTGGATCAGTCAGGATCAATTCCCTCCTAAAAGTAATGAATGCTCATGATCTGAGGTTACAATAATTACTCAGTTGTTGAAATAGTCCCCGCAAGAGAGTGACCTCGGGCATTTTCGGTTTTAACTCCCACTCTGGGTATTCTGTGTACTAAATATTCCCCCACTTTTCTTTACGCTTGCGCAGTCTAGAAATTTTCGGTAGTGGGGGCATGCCGAGGTTCAGTCTCTCTCGGACGAGGGCCGAGTTAACTTGAGCGACTAAGAGGTAACGTAAATATACAAACCTCGAGGTATATTCTGGAACAATCCAGTGAGTCTGGGTCAGATTAATGAGTTTTCCTGTGAAGTAATCAAAAGGCGTGACGCGGATGTGCAGTTCGATAGCTGCAGCATCTAAGTCTGGCTTTTTGTCTCCATCAACCGCAAATCGTAATCTTACCCCAGTTATAACATAACCTCTTGGTGCAATCAAGTCATCAAAATTAACAATCTTAGGATGCCCATAGTCAATTCCCGGTTTAAGTACAGTGTTGTcagaattgtaaaaatttttgcctgTTTCATTGTATTGAATATTTTCCAATTCTTTCCACGAATCTGGTGATGTAAAACCAAATTTTTCCATGTGTTTCTCTCTTATTTGCACATGAATCATGTGATTACTCTCAACAAATCTTACACCTACAACAGCCctgacaaaataattatatcgaCATTACGGCAATGACAATTTGAtgacattaaattaattatttattttcatatttatttaaatactcaaCATGTTTTTATCAATATCGGTAACTTGTTCTCTGAAGCTAATCGCAGAAATCGTTTCTTTATCGTTAGTTTTTTTAAGACAAGTGCACATGCAATAATCGCAGTAACGGAATTTAAAGAATGCAAATTTACTGGACACAAATTTCATAGGTAAATCACATTTTTTACTTCCGTTACCATAAACTATTCCATTGCTGACATTAAACCATTGATAACGTCTTGAATTACACGtctgaaataataatagtatattttacacctAGGGCAGTAATGTAAGAATAtttcagatcacatgtaatcgCAAGTAATCACACGTAAACGCTTTTCGCCCGGagggaagaaaaaattattttttggcgggataaattttttgcattatgaattgaaaacaaaaatttcttgagacaAGAATCCTTGGCTCTATCTTTCaataatatacataattaCCGTTTCGCATATATTATAGCTGCGACTACTAAAGTGACAATTGTAATATTCATCACATTCTGTAGTATTAATCGTATCTATGTAACGTAAATTACAATTGTGACTACAGGACCCATCAGTAGTTAAATCTTCTTCTTTGATTATTACTGTCTGTATCATCcgcttcaattcataatgagAAGCTTCATCTAATCGATGGATTGATATTCATTTCAATGACTTACATCGATTGATTAAACAGATAAACACCCTAGTGGAttcgaattacggtaaatacagtgatttaccgtaatttgccgtaatttacggtgcctagcagaattaccgcaaattacggtaatttaccgtaaattaggtaaattacggtaatatacggcaaattacggtaaattgccgtaatttacggtaattctgctaggcgccgtaaaattacggtaaattaccgtaatttgtcgtagattaccataatttatggtaaattatcgtaatttacggtaattctgttAGGCGCCgtaaaattacggtaaattaccgtaatttgtcGTAGATTGCCGTTATttgccgtagattaccgtaatttatggtaaattatcgcaatttacggtaattctgctaggcgccgtaaaattacggtaatttaccgtaatttgtcgtggattaccgtaattagccgtagattaccgtaatttatggtaaattatcgtaatttacggtaattctgttAGGCGCCgtaaaattacggtaaattaccgtaatttgtcGTAGATTGCCGTTATttgccgtagattaccgtaatttatggtaaattatcgtaatttgcggtaattctgctaggcgccgtaaaattacggtaaattaccgtaa
The DNA window shown above is from Microplitis mediator isolate UGA2020A chromosome 1, iyMicMedi2.1, whole genome shotgun sequence and carries:
- the LOC130665129 gene encoding uncharacterized protein LOC130665129; translated protein: MIFNNSLIFTILFIATAVRSAELEFTDLSSIEKFVANIIKFNGSHKMNNYSLSEVDKNEITKKILNDSVNLMDKMQAMQGSSSRLAHSESIYLTHFIDQLDKHKPRGEYLYWGHFSRVLDTINHKSEGISSYGDLLSSVGGSLMFDDDMIKYCRILVPVTSRLIFDGRTNIIREYQKFIEGLREVMKDEDSHNFCGKTWSFNLGIYYLYEQVFMSRVQEFLMIHHLEKLNHLCRDYDLFDSWFREDDKIMDELKELKQLTKDLLSERRHYLHACDIDKPTYEASHYELKRMIQTVIIKEEDLTTDGSCSHNCNLRYIDTINTTECDEYYNCHFSSRSYNICETTCNSRRYQWFNVSNGIVYGNGSKKCDLPMKFVSSKFAFFKFRYCDYCMCTCLKKTNDKETISAISFREQVTDIDKNMAVVGVRFVESNHMIHVQIREKHMEKFGFTSPDSWKELENIQYNETGKNFYNSDNTVLKPGIDYGHPKIVNFDDLIAPRGYVITGVRLRFAVDGDKKPDLDAAAIELHIRVTPFDYFTGKLINLTQTHWIVPEYTSRRELILTDPDNPLKSPVNVIDSKKDQFIRFRNSNLKKDAGQTTVPFFDAQDVTGSPLYPLGGMGIIHRGHECYGGFLAFKIYDMSLAGVFN